A single window of Anas acuta chromosome 31, bAnaAcu1.1, whole genome shotgun sequence DNA harbors:
- the LOC137846231 gene encoding butyrophilin subfamily 3 member A2-like isoform X1 produces MGLSWGCGFPSLTGHARGLLTSLVTLLLLQLGSAQLRVVGPGQPVTATVGQDVVLPCHVSPQRDVRSLEIRWIRDNISETVHHYRNGEDLYGEQMGAYAGRTELVRDGLSAGSLDLRITGLRPSDDGLYICTVGDAVAYDEATVHLEVSATGADPHLSLGGYEAGGVRVLCRSADWYPLPQLLWRDASGQHLPSVSQTHSQDQEGLFEIEGAVIVTGSVEGPLSCVVRSSRLQQERESSLHISAPFFHNAQPWKVALALVLVLFVVSIGLSVYLFRKQAAQRRELVELAAKLEEQAALLDEYRAKAVQQSARLKDLTAELVRKDKELKEQAAELGESPRQHKGDVQGRVGYWDRAALAGPLTLMGKWGCPGDKTRPGWLKGMGITMGTSVSFRAAPLGTDASGTGMSSTHPHSLPPLFWWHRTESSTIVCAGCSACTSHAPR; encoded by the exons ATGGGGCTCTCCTGGGGCTGTGGCTTCCCCAGCCTCACCGGCCATGCCAGGGGCCTTCTGACTTCCCTCGtcactctgctcctcctccagctgggctcag cccagctcagagtgGTGGGACCAGGCCAGCCTGTCACTGCCACCGTGGGGCAGGAtgttgtgctgccctgccacgtGTCCCCTCAACGCGATGTTCGCAGCTTGGAGATCAGGTGGATCCGAGACAATATCTCTGAGACAGTGCACCACTACCGCAATGGAGAGGACCTGTACGGGGAGCAGATGGGGGCATATGCCGGGAGGACAGAGTTGGTCAGAGATggtctctctgctggaagcctggaCTTGCGAATCACGGGGCTGAGACCCTCTGATGATGGCCTGTACATCTGCACTGTGGGAGATGCTGTTGCTTATGATGAAGCAACGGTGCATCTGGAGGTGTCAG ccacaggcgctgacccccacctctccctggggGGCTACGAGGCCGGAGGCGTCCGGGTGCTGTGTCGATCGGCCGACTGGTACCCGCTGCCGCAGCTGTTGTGGAGGGATGCTAGtgggcagcacctgccctcgGTCTCCCAGACACATTCCCAGGACCAGGAGGGGCTCTTTGAAATCGAAGGCGCCGTCATCGTGACCGGGAGTGTGGAGGGGCCCTTGTCCTGCGTGGTCAGGAGCAGCCGCCTGCAGCAGGAACGGGAATCATCCCTGCACATCTCAG ctcccttcttccacaaCGCCCAGCCCTGGAAGGTGGCTCTGGCTCTGGTCCTCGTGCTTTTTGTGGTGTCCATTGGCCTCAGTGTTTATCTGTTTCGAAAGCAAG cggCACAGAGACGAGAGCTGG TGGAACTGGCTGCCAAACTGG aggaACAAGCTGCACTGCTGG atgagtACCGTGCAAAGGCTG TGCAGCAATCTGCAAGACTGA AGGACCtaactgcagagctgg TGAGGAAGGATAAAGAACTCA aggaacaagcagcagagctgggtgagagTCCTCGGCAACACAAAGGCGATGTTCAGGGGAGGGTAGGCTactgggacagagcagccctggctgggcCCCTCACCCTGATGGGGAagtggggctgccctggggacaaGACACGGCCGGGGTGGCTGAAAGGAATGGGGATCACGATGGGGACGAGTGTGAGCTTCAGGGCTGCCCCGCTTGGCACTGATGCTTCCGGGACAGGGATGTCCTCCACCCATCCCCATTCACTTCCACCTCTCTTTTGGTGGCATCGTACTGAAAGCAGCACAATTGTTTGTGCTGGTTGTTCTGCTTGCACAAGCCATGCTCCCAGATGA
- the LOC137846231 gene encoding butyrophilin subfamily 3 member A2-like isoform X2 produces the protein MGLSWGCSHPSLTGHARGLLTSLVILLLLWLSSAQLRVVGPGQPVTATVGQDVVLPCHVSPQRDVRSLEIRWIRDNISETVHHYRNGEDLYGEQMGAYAGRTELVRDGLSAGSLDLRITGLRPSDDGLYICTVGDAVAYDEATVHLEVSATGADPHLSLGGYEAGGVRVLCRSADWYPLPQLLWRDASGQHLPSVSQTHSQDQEGLFEIEGAVIVTGSVEGPLSCVVRSSRLQQERESSLHISAPFFHNAQPWKVALALVLVLFVVSIGLSVYLFRKQAAQRRELVELAAKLEEQAALLDEYRAKAVQQSARLKDLTAELVRKDKELKEQAAELAELKAEREEKNARLGKSPSASECIWGHRNGMGSCSLSP, from the exons cccagctcagagtgGTGGGACCAGGCCAGCCTGTCACTGCCACCGTGGGGCAGGAtgttgtgctgccctgccacgtGTCCCCTCAACGCGATGTTCGCAGCTTGGAGATCAGGTGGATCCGAGACAATATCTCTGAGACAGTGCACCACTACCGCAATGGAGAGGACCTGTACGGGGAGCAGATGGGGGCATATGCCGGGAGGACAGAGTTGGTCAGAGATggtctctctgctggaagcctggaCTTGCGAATCACGGGGCTGAGACCCTCTGATGATGGCCTGTACATCTGCACTGTGGGAGATGCTGTTGCTTATGATGAAGCAACGGTGCATCTGGAGGTGTCAG ccacaggcgctgacccccacctctccctggggGGCTACGAGGCCGGAGGCGTCCGGGTGCTGTGTCGATCGGCCGACTGGTACCCGCTGCCGCAGCTGTTGTGGAGGGATGCTAGtgggcagcacctgccctcgGTCTCCCAGACACATTCCCAGGACCAGGAGGGGCTCTTTGAAATCGAAGGCGCCGTCATCGTGACCGGGAGTGTGGAGGGGCCCTTGTCCTGCGTGGTCAGGAGCAGCCGCCTGCAGCAGGAACGGGAATCATCCCTGCACATCTCAG ctcccttcttccacaaCGCCCAGCCCTGGAAGGTGGCTCTGGCTCTGGTCCTCGTGCTTTTTGTGGTGTCCATTGGCCTCAGTGTTTATCTGTTTCGAAAGCAAG cggCACAGAGACGAGAGCTGG TGGAACTGGCTGCCAAACTGG aggaACAAGCTGCACTGCTGG atgagtACCGTGCAAAGGCTG TGCAGCAATCTGCAAGACTGA AGGACCtaactgcagagctgg TGAGGAAGGATAAAGAACTCA aggaacaagcagcagagctgg cgGAACTGAAAGCAGAGCGGG aggaaaagaatgcaAGGCTGGGTAAGTCTCCATCTGCATCTGAATGTATTTGGGGTCATCGCAATGGGATGGGAAGCTGTTCCCTCTCaccatga
- the LOC137846267 gene encoding butyrophilin subfamily 3 member A2-like: MVLPWGCGHPSLTSHARGLLTSLVTLLLLRLGSAQFRAEGPGQPVTATVGQDVVLPCHLSPRRDARSLEVRWIRDKFSETVHHYHNGQDLYGEQMEAYVGRTELVRDGLSAGSLDLRISGLRPSDDGVYICTVGDGDAYDEATVHLEVSATGADPHLFLGDYEAGGVRVLCRSAGWYPLPQLLWRDARGQHLPSDSQTHSQDQEGLFEIEGAIIVTGSVEGSLSCVVRNSRLQQERESSLHIAAPFFHNAETWMVLMLLAVSIGLSVYLFRKQGKLAAQGWSGGRCSAGTPLGLERG, translated from the exons atggTTCTCCCCTGGGGCTGCGGCCACCCCAGCCTCACCAGCCATGCCAGGGGCCTCCTGACTTCCCTCGTCACTCTACTCCTCCTCCGGCTGGGCTCAG CCCAGTTCAGAGCGGAGGGACCAGGCCAGCCTGTCACTGCCACCGTGGGGCAGGatgtcgtgctgccctgccacttgtCTCCTCGCCGGGATGCTCGCAGCTTGGAGGTCAGGTGGATCCGGGACAAGTTCTCTGAGACAGTGCACCACTACCACAATGGACAGGACCTGTACGgggagcagatggaagcatatGTCGGGAGGACAGAGTTGGTCAGAGATggtctctctgctggaagcctggaCTTGCGAATCTCCGGTCTGAGACCCTCTGATGATGGCGTGTACATTTGCACTGTGGGAGATGGTGACGCTTATGATGAAGCAACGGTGCATCTGGAGGTGTCAG ccacagGCGCTGACCCCCACCTCTTCCTGGGGGACTACGAGGCCGGAGGCGTCCGGGTGCTGTGTCGATCGGCCGGCTGGTACCCGCTgccgcagctgctgtggagggatgctcgcgggcagcacctgccctcgGACTCCCAGACACATTCCCAGGACCAGGAGGGGCTCTTTGAAATCGAAGGCGCCATCATTGTGACCGGGAGCGTGGAGGGGTCCTTGTCCTGCGTGGTCAGGAACAGCCGCCTCCAGCAGGAACGGGAATCATCCCTGCACATCGCAG ctcccttcttccacaaTGCCGAGACCTGGATGGTCCTCATGCTTTTGGCTGTGTCCATTGGCCTCAGTGTTTATCTCTTTCGAAAGCAAGGTAAGCTGGCAGCGCAGGGATGGAGCGGAGGGAGGTGTTCTGCAGGGACACCCCTGGGTctggagcggggctga